From Flavobacterium lipolyticum, one genomic window encodes:
- a CDS encoding VF530 family DNA-binding protein has protein sequence MQNQSKDPLHGITLQKIVEALVEYYGFDTLAELIPIKCFISNPSVKSSLTFLRKTDWARKKVEDLYIKSLPKLAK, from the coding sequence ATGCAAAATCAATCGAAAGATCCTTTACATGGTATAACGCTTCAGAAAATAGTAGAAGCATTAGTAGAATACTATGGCTTTGATACTCTGGCAGAATTAATTCCGATAAAGTGCTTTATTTCAAATCCAAGTGTAAAATCAAGTTTGACTTTTTTAAGAAAAACCGATTGGGCACGAAAGAAAGTGGAAGATTTGTATATAAAATCACTGCCTAAATTGGCGAAGTAA
- a CDS encoding DUF3575 domain-containing protein, translating into MKKIFIALVLFFSIQSQSQTFIKFNAATALLAVPNVGVETSIGKNLTFSVDVMASFWESFNGHSPMKIYTLTPELRYHFKENYKGFYVGGHAGPDIYQIQKWNYWGSNHYEDGFGYRLGVTVGYNIKLNDKFLLDIFAGGGWHQGFYHGYYNDGTPGRYEKTQNWNKSGEWLPYRGGVMISYKL; encoded by the coding sequence ATGAAAAAAATCTTTATTGCCCTTGTTCTTTTCTTTTCAATTCAGTCTCAAAGTCAGACTTTTATTAAGTTTAATGCTGCAACCGCTTTATTGGCAGTGCCAAATGTTGGAGTTGAAACCAGTATTGGAAAAAATCTAACTTTTAGTGTTGACGTAATGGCATCATTTTGGGAGTCTTTTAACGGACATAGTCCAATGAAAATCTACACACTAACACCTGAACTTCGTTATCATTTTAAAGAAAACTATAAAGGTTTTTACGTTGGTGGCCATGCAGGACCAGATATTTATCAAATTCAAAAATGGAACTATTGGGGATCAAACCATTACGAAGACGGTTTTGGTTATCGTTTAGGAGTTACAGTTGGATACAATATTAAATTAAACGATAAATTTTTACTGGATATTTTTGCAGGAGGTGGCTGGCACCAAGGTTTCTATCATGGATACTACAATGATGGAACTCCGGGAAGATATGAAAAAACGCAAAACTGGAACAAAAGCGGCGAATGGCTTCCATACCGCGGAGGTGTTATGATTTCTTATAAACTATAA
- a CDS encoding protein-L-isoaspartate(D-aspartate) O-methyltransferase, with product MKDTAKHQGLRNQLVSTLEQKGITDKAVLDAIKKIPRHLFLNSSFEDYAYQDKAFPIGAGQTISQPYTVAFQSQLLEVKKDHKILEIGTGSGYQTAVLFMLGAKVYSVERQSELFRTTSNLFPKLNIRPKHLSFGDGYKGLPSYAPFDSIIVTAGAPFIPQPLMAQLKIGGRLVIPLGEDVQIMTLLIRKNETQFEKHEFGEFRFVPLLEDKN from the coding sequence TTGAAAGATACTGCCAAACATCAAGGACTTCGCAATCAATTAGTAAGCACTTTAGAACAAAAAGGAATTACTGATAAAGCGGTTTTGGATGCGATAAAAAAAATCCCGAGACACCTTTTTTTAAATTCAAGTTTTGAAGATTATGCATATCAGGATAAGGCATTTCCTATAGGGGCGGGACAAACTATTTCGCAGCCCTATACAGTTGCTTTTCAATCGCAATTGTTAGAGGTTAAAAAAGATCATAAGATTTTAGAAATTGGTACAGGTTCAGGATATCAAACAGCTGTTTTATTTATGTTAGGAGCAAAAGTGTATAGCGTTGAAAGACAAAGTGAGTTGTTTAGAACAACTTCTAATTTGTTTCCAAAATTAAACATTCGCCCAAAACACCTGTCTTTCGGAGACGGTTATAAAGGACTACCAAGTTATGCACCCTTTGATAGTATTATTGTTACGGCAGGAGCTCCGTTTATTCCGCAGCCTTTAATGGCGCAGCTTAAAATAGGAGGAAGGTTGGTTATTCCGTTAGGAGAAGATGTTCAGATTATGACCCTATTGATTCGAAAGAATGAAACACAATTTGAAAAACATGAGTTTGGAGAATTTCGATTTGTTCCTTTATTAGAAGATAAAAATTAA
- a CDS encoding GNAT family N-acetyltransferase has translation MKISIVVTQEEHFKFAQEICDTIESSALLRGTGIAKRTPEYIQKKMSNGDAMIALADGKFAGFCYIESWEHGKFVAHSGLIVHPDYRSLGLAKKIKSKVFDYSLERYPDAKIFGITTGLAVMKINSDLGYKPVPFSELTTDPSFWAGCKTCTNYEILKSKENKMCLCTGMLHDPKDKQKDPPKHPFNVAVLSRLKKIKQALFLNKTLFFGFLS, from the coding sequence ATGAAAATCTCTATTGTTGTTACTCAGGAAGAACACTTCAAATTCGCACAGGAAATTTGCGATACAATAGAATCATCAGCCTTGTTAAGAGGCACCGGGATTGCTAAAAGGACTCCTGAATACATTCAGAAAAAAATGTCGAATGGTGATGCGATGATTGCTTTGGCAGACGGAAAATTTGCAGGTTTTTGTTACATCGAAAGTTGGGAGCACGGAAAGTTTGTTGCTCATTCCGGCTTAATTGTGCATCCGGATTACAGAAGTTTAGGCTTAGCCAAAAAAATCAAATCAAAAGTTTTCGATTACTCTCTGGAAAGATATCCTGATGCCAAGATATTTGGTATTACAACAGGTTTGGCGGTTATGAAAATAAATTCTGACTTAGGATATAAACCTGTACCTTTTTCCGAACTGACTACCGATCCAAGTTTTTGGGCTGGATGTAAAACCTGTACGAATTACGAAATTTTAAAAAGCAAAGAAAACAAAATGTGTCTTTGTACAGGGATGTTGCATGACCCGAAAGACAAACAAAAAGATCCGCCAAAACACCCATTTAACGTAGCGGTTTTAAGCAGATTGAAAAAAATCAAACAAGCTTTGTTCCTGAATAAAACATTGTTTTTCGGGTTCTTATCTTAA
- a CDS encoding aldose 1-epimerase family protein, with protein MNTTINNSAISVSIKHSGAELFSLKDNQNKEYIWEGNPDFWGKHSPVLFPIVGTLKNNTYTIDEKEYQLPRHGFARDMDFQLINKNENSAIFALKSNTETLQKYPFEFELQLIYSVENTTLNIEYKVINTGKTKMPFSIGAHPAIALPGDFKNYAFQFEKQEVLEYYLLENDLISSQTETLKNKNGLIPFDYQLFENDALIFKTLESKSLTLIQNSKPYVKVDFEDFPSLGIWTKPQAPFICIEPWLGYSDTDENSGNLFEKEGILVLEANQNFTSKFSISIL; from the coding sequence TTGAATACAACTATCAACAATTCAGCGATAAGCGTCTCAATAAAACATTCTGGAGCAGAATTATTCTCATTAAAAGACAATCAAAATAAAGAATACATATGGGAAGGTAATCCAGACTTCTGGGGCAAACATTCTCCGGTACTTTTCCCGATTGTGGGCACCCTGAAAAACAACACTTATACGATTGATGAAAAAGAATACCAATTGCCGAGGCACGGTTTTGCCCGCGATATGGACTTTCAATTGATCAACAAAAATGAAAACAGTGCAATCTTTGCTCTAAAATCAAATACCGAAACACTCCAAAAATATCCTTTTGAATTTGAACTACAGCTTATTTACAGCGTTGAAAACACCACTTTAAATATTGAGTACAAAGTAATCAACACAGGAAAAACCAAAATGCCATTTTCGATTGGAGCTCATCCAGCGATAGCATTACCAGGAGATTTTAAAAATTATGCATTCCAATTCGAAAAACAAGAAGTTTTAGAATATTATCTTTTAGAGAATGATTTGATTTCTAGTCAAACAGAAACCTTGAAAAATAAAAATGGATTAATTCCGTTTGACTACCAATTATTCGAAAACGACGCATTAATTTTTAAAACCCTAGAATCAAAATCGCTAACGCTTATTCAAAACTCCAAACCCTATGTCAAAGTTGATTTTGAAGATTTTCCGAGTTTAGGAATCTGGACAAAACCACAAGCTCCTTTTATTTGTATAGAGCCCTGGCTTGGATACTCTGACACTGATGAAAATTCGGGAAATTTATTCGAAAAAGAAGGGATTTTAGTTTTAGAAGCCAATCAAAACTTTACTTCAAAATTTAGTATATCAATATTATAA
- a CDS encoding argininosuccinate synthase, which produces MKKVVLAYSGGLDTSYCLKYLKNEKGYEVHTVLVDTGGFDEEELSAIEKRAYELGSAQHANLTIVDKYYDKAIKYLIFGNVLKNNTYPLSVSAERVFQAIEAIKYAKKVGASAIAHGSTGAGNDQIRFDLIFQTIAPEIEIITPIRDLKLSRQEEVDYLSKNGVHYSWEKAQYSINKGLWGTSVGGKETLTSSEPLPSEAYPSQLQKEGEEKVTLHFEQGELVALNGKKDVPEKNIVKLEKLANAYAIGRDIHVGDTIIGIKGRVGFEAAAPLIIIKAHHLLEKHTLGKWQQYWKEQLGNWYGMLFHEGQFLDPVMRNIETFLQDTQKTVNGTVTVSLKPYHFSLDGIESKNDLMNTGFGQYGEMNNAWTSDDAKGFIKILGNAQNIFSSVNHLDHD; this is translated from the coding sequence ATGAAAAAAGTTGTATTAGCTTATAGTGGAGGATTAGATACCTCGTATTGTTTGAAATATTTAAAAAATGAAAAAGGATACGAAGTTCATACGGTTCTGGTAGATACAGGAGGATTTGATGAAGAAGAATTGTCAGCTATCGAAAAGAGAGCGTATGAATTAGGAAGTGCACAACACGCAAACCTAACAATTGTAGACAAATATTATGACAAAGCTATAAAATATTTGATTTTCGGAAACGTGTTAAAAAACAATACATATCCGCTATCAGTGAGCGCTGAACGTGTTTTTCAGGCAATTGAAGCAATCAAATATGCTAAAAAAGTTGGAGCAAGTGCCATTGCACACGGAAGTACGGGTGCAGGAAATGATCAAATCCGTTTCGATTTGATTTTCCAGACTATTGCTCCCGAAATTGAAATCATTACTCCAATTAGAGATTTAAAACTTTCAAGACAAGAAGAAGTAGATTATTTGTCTAAAAATGGAGTGCATTATTCTTGGGAGAAAGCACAATATTCAATTAACAAAGGACTTTGGGGAACTAGTGTTGGAGGTAAAGAAACTTTAACGTCAAGTGAACCTCTGCCAAGTGAAGCTTATCCTTCACAATTGCAAAAAGAAGGAGAAGAAAAAGTGACTTTGCATTTTGAGCAGGGAGAATTAGTGGCATTAAACGGTAAAAAAGATGTTCCTGAAAAAAATATTGTCAAACTTGAAAAGCTGGCAAATGCTTATGCTATCGGGAGAGACATTCACGTAGGTGATACGATTATCGGAATTAAAGGAAGAGTTGGTTTTGAAGCCGCTGCACCTTTAATTATTATCAAAGCCCATCATTTATTAGAGAAACATACACTTGGTAAATGGCAGCAATATTGGAAAGAACAATTAGGAAATTGGTACGGAATGTTATTCCATGAAGGTCAGTTTTTAGATCCGGTAATGCGTAATATCGAAACCTTTTTGCAGGATACTCAAAAAACAGTCAACGGAACTGTAACAGTTTCGCTAAAACCTTATCATTTTTCACTTGATGGAATTGAATCTAAAAATGATCTAATGAATACAGGTTTTGGTCAGTATGGAGAAATGAATAATGCGTGGACATCTGACGATGCAAAAGGATTTATTAAGATTTTAGGTAATGCTCAAAACATATTTTCATCTGTAAACCATTTAGATCATGATTAA
- the smpB gene encoding SsrA-binding protein SmpB, with protein sequence MLKTVNILNKRARFDYEIIDTYTAGIVLSGTEIKSIRLGKANITESFCEFNNMELFAINTYIEEYSFGNQFNHKSRSERKLLLNKKELKTLHKNVQAKGLTIVPLKLFTNEKGLAKLQIGLCKGKKNYDKRESLKEQDTKRDLDRIKKAYN encoded by the coding sequence ATGTTAAAAACAGTCAATATACTTAATAAAAGAGCCCGGTTTGATTATGAAATAATCGATACTTATACTGCGGGAATTGTTTTGTCGGGAACCGAAATTAAATCCATACGACTAGGTAAAGCTAATATTACTGAAAGCTTTTGCGAATTTAACAATATGGAACTCTTTGCCATTAATACCTATATTGAAGAGTATTCTTTTGGCAATCAATTCAATCATAAATCCAGAAGCGAAAGAAAATTACTTCTAAACAAAAAGGAGCTCAAAACCTTGCATAAAAATGTTCAGGCAAAAGGACTTACTATTGTTCCTTTGAAATTATTTACCAACGAAAAAGGACTTGCTAAACTGCAAATTGGTCTTTGTAAAGGAAAGAAAAACTACGACAAGCGTGAATCTTTAAAAGAACAAGATACGAAACGCGATCTGGATCGAATTAAAAAAGCATACAACTAA
- a CDS encoding M1 family metallopeptidase — protein MKKQSSKALLTMALFVGVSSVWAQQTPPATVVNPVNNYDYHDAFGPNFYTKNGTPTRSANGQPGVEYWQNRADYQITAKLNGTTNEITGTDEITYTNNSPEKMSFVWLNLDQNLFKSDSRGNAVVPLSGSRNGAQGQVFDGGNKIKSVKVISGGKKKTEIEAKYVVTDTRMQIFLPETLVSKGGAVKIKIEFSFIAPFEGSDRMGVLETKNGKIFTIAQWYPRMCVYDDVKGWNTAPYLGASEFYLEYGNFDVKLTVPANHYVVGSGELINGAEVLPAEQLKRYKEAGQSDKTVTIRSAEEVAATANSKTTGEKTWHYQIKNARDFSWASSAAFVLDGAKINLPSGKKALALSAYPVESGGKEAYGRSTEYVKASIEHYSKKWFEYPYPVATNVAGNEGGMEYPGIVFCSWESKGQDLWGVTDHEFGHIWFPMIVGSNERLFAWMDEGFNTFINSLSTEEFNKGEYKEAPSNLHKLAEPFTRPDLETIMSSPDNMKEANIGMLCYFKPGSGLVILREQILGKERFDLAFRTYIERWAYKHPQPDDFFRSMENVAGEDLSWFWRSWFVNNWHFNQGINSIKYIKNDPSKGVAITVENFDKMPMPVILDVKTKSGKVTRVKLPVEVWQRNNVWTFKHNSTEEIESITLDPDHVFPDNNDANNVWTTSNGKIEKDVVLDGYLGTYSTSKAPLKIDFTEKNNALNVLITNYPKFTVKAVENEKDVFQSAEAGLKFKFNEAKTGFDMIILSSGDAIPFTKN, from the coding sequence ATGAAAAAACAATCCTCAAAAGCCTTATTAACCATGGCTTTGTTTGTTGGAGTTTCTTCTGTCTGGGCACAGCAAACACCTCCTGCAACAGTAGTAAATCCTGTTAACAATTACGATTACCACGATGCGTTTGGGCCAAATTTTTATACCAAAAATGGGACACCAACGCGCTCTGCAAACGGTCAGCCGGGAGTTGAATATTGGCAAAATAGAGCCGATTATCAGATAACGGCAAAATTAAACGGAACTACAAATGAGATTACCGGTACAGATGAAATTACTTATACCAATAATAGTCCGGAAAAAATGTCATTTGTATGGTTGAATTTAGATCAGAATTTATTCAAAAGTGATTCAAGAGGGAATGCGGTGGTGCCGCTATCGGGAAGCCGTAACGGTGCTCAGGGACAGGTTTTTGATGGAGGAAACAAAATTAAATCAGTTAAAGTAATTTCAGGTGGAAAGAAAAAGACTGAAATTGAAGCAAAATATGTAGTTACAGATACCAGAATGCAGATATTTCTTCCTGAAACATTAGTATCAAAAGGGGGAGCTGTAAAAATTAAAATTGAGTTTTCTTTCATTGCGCCTTTTGAAGGATCGGACAGAATGGGAGTTTTGGAAACTAAAAACGGTAAAATTTTTACAATTGCGCAATGGTATCCGCGTATGTGTGTGTACGATGACGTAAAAGGATGGAATACTGCCCCTTACTTGGGTGCATCAGAGTTTTATTTAGAGTATGGAAATTTTGATGTAAAACTAACGGTACCTGCAAATCATTATGTTGTGGGATCGGGAGAATTAATAAATGGAGCAGAAGTATTGCCTGCAGAACAACTTAAGCGTTATAAAGAAGCGGGGCAAAGCGATAAAACCGTAACAATTCGTTCTGCCGAAGAAGTTGCTGCAACAGCAAATTCAAAAACAACAGGAGAGAAAACATGGCATTATCAAATAAAAAATGCTCGTGATTTTTCATGGGCTTCTTCGGCTGCTTTTGTTTTAGACGGTGCCAAAATTAATCTGCCTAGTGGTAAAAAGGCATTGGCTTTATCAGCTTATCCGGTAGAAAGTGGCGGAAAAGAAGCTTACGGGCGTTCTACTGAATATGTAAAAGCATCAATTGAGCACTATTCTAAAAAATGGTTTGAATATCCTTATCCGGTGGCCACAAACGTTGCAGGAAATGAAGGAGGAATGGAGTATCCTGGTATTGTGTTTTGTAGCTGGGAGTCAAAAGGACAAGATTTATGGGGGGTAACCGATCATGAATTTGGACATATCTGGTTTCCTATGATTGTAGGTTCAAACGAAAGATTGTTCGCCTGGATGGATGAAGGATTTAATACTTTTATTAATTCATTAAGCACTGAGGAATTTAATAAGGGCGAATATAAAGAAGCGCCATCGAATTTGCACAAATTAGCAGAGCCATTCACAAGACCGGATCTGGAAACTATAATGAGTTCTCCTGATAATATGAAAGAGGCTAATATTGGGATGCTGTGTTATTTTAAGCCGGGTTCTGGTTTGGTAATTTTAAGAGAGCAGATTTTAGGAAAAGAGCGTTTTGATCTTGCTTTCCGTACTTATATCGAACGTTGGGCTTATAAACATCCTCAGCCGGATGATTTCTTCCGATCAATGGAAAACGTTGCAGGTGAAGATTTAAGCTGGTTCTGGAGAAGCTGGTTTGTAAACAATTGGCACTTTAATCAGGGGATCAATTCAATTAAGTACATAAAAAATGATCCGTCAAAAGGAGTTGCAATCACAGTTGAGAATTTCGATAAAATGCCTATGCCGGTTATTTTAGATGTGAAAACTAAAAGCGGGAAAGTGACAAGAGTTAAATTGCCTGTTGAAGTATGGCAACGTAACAATGTTTGGACGTTTAAACACAATTCTACTGAAGAAATAGAAAGTATCACGCTTGATCCGGATCATGTTTTTCCGGACAATAATGATGCTAATAATGTTTGGACAACCAGTAACGGTAAAATAGAAAAAGATGTAGTTTTGGATGGTTATTTAGGAACCTACTCAACTTCAAAAGCTCCTTTGAAAATCGATTTTACAGAAAAGAATAATGCATTGAATGTTCTGATAACAAACTATCCGAAGTTTACAGTAAAGGCGGTAGAAAATGAAAAAGATGTCTTTCAATCAGCTGAAGCTGGACTAAAGTTCAAATTTAATGAGGCTAAAACAGGTTTTGATATGATTATTTTGAGTAGCGGTGATGCAATACCGTTTACTAAAAATTAA
- a CDS encoding Fic family protein, with the protein MKSLLKNAREQKGLKTREVAQLLGIDQALISKFESGSRKPTKDQIVKLSQLLEIDYETLMIAWLKEKILYEIGDDEFALKALEVAEKEIKYNKTVSKLKLSTTLEKILSEIDVLKEKLDTYRQFDSYKISQALELEYTFESNRIEGNTMTLRETDMVINEGLTISGKSMREHLETINHQEAIGFIKDLMQKSNSLNERDLLSIHNLILRGIIPEDAGRYRKVQVMIQGSSHMPPQPFLVAKEMEEYFIWYEINKNKLHPVILAAEMHERLVTIHPFIDGNGRTSRLVMNLILMQKGYLIANIKGDYENRMQYYQSLETAQTKKDKEDFLFFIAKIEKESLERYISIIGQ; encoded by the coding sequence ATGAAATCGCTCCTTAAAAATGCAAGAGAACAAAAAGGTCTAAAAACCCGCGAAGTAGCACAACTACTTGGCATCGATCAGGCTTTAATAAGCAAATTTGAAAGCGGTTCGCGAAAACCGACCAAAGATCAAATTGTTAAGCTATCTCAACTTCTAGAAATAGACTATGAAACTTTAATGATCGCATGGCTGAAGGAAAAAATTCTATATGAAATTGGTGATGATGAATTTGCTTTAAAAGCGCTTGAAGTTGCAGAGAAAGAAATCAAATACAATAAAACAGTCTCCAAATTAAAATTATCAACCACTTTAGAAAAAATCCTTAGTGAAATAGATGTTTTAAAAGAAAAACTGGATACTTACAGACAGTTTGATAGCTATAAAATCAGTCAGGCACTTGAACTCGAATATACTTTTGAAAGCAATCGAATTGAAGGAAATACCATGACGCTTCGCGAAACCGATATGGTCATCAACGAAGGTTTGACTATTTCAGGAAAAAGCATGAGAGAGCATCTTGAAACCATTAATCATCAGGAAGCGATTGGTTTTATCAAAGATTTAATGCAAAAAAGCAACAGCTTAAATGAACGCGATCTTTTATCTATCCATAATTTAATTTTGCGAGGTATAATTCCAGAAGATGCAGGTCGTTATCGAAAAGTACAGGTCATGATTCAGGGAAGCAGTCACATGCCTCCACAGCCTTTTTTAGTTGCAAAGGAAATGGAAGAGTATTTTATTTGGTATGAAATCAACAAAAATAAACTACATCCGGTTATTCTTGCAGCCGAAATGCACGAAAGACTAGTTACAATTCATCCTTTTATTGATGGAAACGGCAGAACCTCCAGATTAGTCATGAATTTAATTTTAATGCAAAAAGGTTATCTGATTGCCAATATAAAAGGAGATTATGAAAATAGAATGCAATACTATCAATCTCTGGAAACCGCTCAAACAAAAAAAGACAAAGAAGATTTTTTATTCTTTATCGCCAAAATCGAAAAAGAAAGTCTGGAGCGTTATATTAGTATTATTGGCCAATAA
- a CDS encoding outer membrane beta-barrel protein: MKKILTLVSIAFISLTAKAQDANQGLKGTWFATSQFGYQQTKTGDVKNTNLSVLPIVGTFVTPSVAVGAGFGIINIKADAKAGTVAKTDLLVIQPLARKYWNVAGSLYFFGQLAAPIITGKEKESDLKISQYGLSVSGGFDYFISKNFSVEFSYDLANFTSTTLEPKSGEKTTVTNFGLAHVANVDPFYNTALAGSRPNLTSPLSFGFKFLF; this comes from the coding sequence ATGAAAAAAATTTTAACATTAGTAAGTATTGCATTTATTAGCTTAACCGCAAAAGCTCAGGATGCAAATCAGGGCTTAAAAGGAACCTGGTTCGCAACATCGCAATTTGGTTATCAACAAACTAAAACTGGCGACGTTAAGAATACAAATCTTTCTGTATTGCCAATTGTGGGGACATTTGTAACGCCTTCCGTTGCAGTAGGAGCGGGATTTGGTATTATTAACATAAAAGCTGATGCAAAAGCCGGAACTGTGGCAAAAACAGATTTGCTTGTTATTCAGCCGTTGGCTAGAAAATATTGGAATGTTGCGGGTTCGTTGTACTTCTTTGGGCAATTGGCAGCTCCTATTATCACAGGAAAAGAGAAAGAAAGTGATTTGAAGATTAGCCAATATGGCTTATCAGTTTCGGGAGGGTTTGATTACTTTATTAGTAAAAATTTCTCGGTTGAGTTTTCATACGATCTGGCAAACTTTACGTCAACAACATTGGAGCCTAAAAGCGGTGAGAAAACCACAGTAACCAATTTCGGATTAGCACATGTGGCAAATGTTGATCCTTTTTACAACACTGCTTTGGCCGGAAGCAGACCAAATTTGACTTCTCCACTTTCTTTTGGGTTTAAGTTTCTGTTTTAA
- a CDS encoding GNAT family N-acetyltransferase, whose protein sequence is MLEFNFTPFPVIETERLLLRRITNDDVNEVFELRSNPETMKFIPRPLVKDAEDALAHIKMIEDKIVANEGINWGITLKGNSKLLGIIGYYRMQPEHHRAEIGYILLPEFHGRGIIPESVNGLITYGFEELKLHSIEAVIDPENYASEKVLQKCGFVKEGHFKECEFYDGKFIDSVIYSLLSNKKH, encoded by the coding sequence ATGCTGGAATTTAATTTTACTCCATTCCCTGTAATCGAAACAGAACGTTTGCTTTTACGAAGAATCACAAATGACGACGTCAATGAAGTTTTCGAATTGCGTTCAAATCCTGAAACAATGAAATTCATCCCTCGTCCCTTAGTCAAAGATGCTGAAGATGCCTTAGCACATATTAAGATGATTGAGGACAAAATTGTCGCAAATGAAGGAATCAATTGGGGAATTACTCTAAAAGGCAACTCTAAGTTACTGGGAATCATTGGCTATTACAGAATGCAGCCAGAGCATCATCGTGCCGAAATAGGCTATATTTTACTACCTGAATTTCATGGAAGAGGGATCATCCCGGAATCAGTAAACGGATTGATCACTTATGGTTTTGAAGAATTAAAATTGCATTCGATTGAAGCAGTAATTGACCCTGAAAATTATGCCTCTGAGAAAGTATTACAAAAGTGTGGCTTTGTAAAAGAAGGACATTTTAAAGAATGTGAATTTTATGATGGCAAGTTCATTGATAGCGTAATCTACTCATTATTAAGCAATAAAAAACATTAG